A stretch of the Planktothricoides raciborskii GIHE-MW2 genome encodes the following:
- the lpdA gene encoding dihydrolipoyl dehydrogenase, translating into MSQEFDYDLVIIGAGVGGHGAALHAVECGLKTAIIEAADMGGTCVNRGCIPSKALLAASGRVRELRDAHHLQSLGIQLGAVAFEREGIADHANNLVAKIQGDLTNSLKRLKVDIIRGWGKIAGPQKISVKTDSGETTITARDILLAPGSVPWVPPGIEVDGKTVYTSDQAVKLESLPQWIAIIGSGYIGLEFADVYTALGSEITMIEALDRLMPTFDPDIAKQAERILINPRDIETRVGKLALKVTPGSPVVIELADAKTKEVEEILEVDACLVATGRIPATNNLGLESVGVETDRRGFIPVNDDLAVLSGGEPVPHLWAIGDATGKMMLAHAASAQGVAVVETIAGRPRQVDYRSIPAAAFTHPEIGFVGLTEPQAKELGETEGFEVAAVRTYFKGNSKALAEGETEGIAKVIYRKDNGGILGVHIIGIHASDLIQEAANAIALRQSVNTLAFTVHTHPTLSEVLDEAYKRAATYA; encoded by the coding sequence GTGAGTCAAGAGTTTGATTATGATCTAGTAATCATCGGTGCCGGTGTAGGCGGACATGGTGCTGCCCTACACGCGGTGGAATGCGGCCTAAAAACAGCCATTATCGAAGCCGCAGATATGGGTGGCACTTGTGTCAACCGTGGCTGTATCCCTTCAAAAGCTTTACTCGCCGCATCAGGAAGAGTTCGGGAACTGCGCGACGCCCACCATCTACAATCCTTGGGCATTCAACTTGGTGCAGTGGCCTTTGAACGGGAAGGCATTGCCGACCATGCCAACAACTTAGTCGCCAAAATCCAAGGGGACTTAACCAACAGTTTAAAACGGTTGAAAGTTGACATCATCCGAGGTTGGGGGAAAATTGCCGGACCGCAAAAAATATCTGTAAAAACAGATAGTGGGGAAACAACCATTACAGCGCGGGATATTTTATTAGCCCCCGGTTCTGTTCCTTGGGTGCCCCCTGGAATTGAAGTAGATGGCAAAACTGTCTATACCAGCGACCAAGCCGTAAAATTAGAGTCTTTACCGCAATGGATCGCTATTATTGGCAGTGGTTATATCGGTTTAGAATTTGCCGATGTTTATACCGCGTTGGGGTCGGAAATTACCATGATCGAAGCCCTCGATCGCCTCATGCCCACCTTTGACCCGGATATTGCCAAACAAGCGGAACGAATTCTGATTAACCCCCGCGATATAGAAACTCGTGTGGGTAAATTAGCGCTGAAAGTCACTCCCGGTTCTCCCGTGGTCATTGAATTAGCGGATGCCAAAACCAAAGAAGTCGAAGAAATCTTAGAAGTCGATGCTTGTTTGGTGGCTACAGGTCGGATTCCCGCTACCAACAATTTGGGATTAGAATCCGTCGGCGTGGAAACTGACCGCCGTGGGTTTATTCCCGTGAATGATGATTTAGCGGTATTGTCTGGCGGCGAACCAGTCCCCCACTTATGGGCGATCGGGGATGCTACGGGTAAGATGATGTTGGCTCATGCCGCCTCCGCGCAAGGGGTGGCGGTGGTGGAAACGATCGCCGGTCGTCCCCGCCAAGTGGATTATCGCAGTATTCCCGCTGCGGCCTTTACTCACCCAGAAATTGGCTTTGTGGGGCTAACCGAACCCCAAGCCAAAGAGTTAGGGGAAACCGAAGGCTTTGAAGTGGCGGCGGTGAGAACTTATTTTAAAGGAAATTCTAAAGCCCTGGCTGAGGGAGAAACCGAAGGCATTGCTAAGGTGATTTACCGGAAAGATAATGGGGGAATTCTCGGCGTCCATATTATTGGCATTCATGCCTCTGATTTGATTCAGGAAGCGGCTAATGCGATCGCCCTGCGTCAATCCGTCAATACCCTAGCGTTTACGGTGCATACTCACCCCACCCTCTCAGAAGTGTTGGATGAAGCCTACAAACGGGCTGCTACTTACGCTTAA
- the trpC gene encoding indole-3-glycerol phosphate synthase TrpC, giving the protein MKNQELQIRRRPPNPPVDVKQLRYQVQVPDAEPRHILEEIVWHKETEVAQWRDRVPLVELQKQLATLPPTKDFVLALRQSKTNPAVIAEVKKASPSKGVIREDFDPEAIARAYQQGGASCLSILTDEKFFQGSFENLEKVRAVVDLPLLCKEFIIYPYQIYLARTKGADAILLIAAILSDQDLKYFVKIAKSLGMTPLIEVHTLAELDRVLAIDGVTLVGINNRNLQDFSVDLQTTCDLLAQRGQQLTERGILVVSESGLHSGADLKQVSNAGANAVLIGESLVKQPDPGIALAQLIASVD; this is encoded by the coding sequence GTGAAGAATCAAGAGTTACAAATTCGCCGTCGTCCGCCCAACCCCCCAGTGGATGTGAAACAGTTGCGCTATCAGGTACAGGTGCCCGATGCTGAACCCAGGCATATTCTGGAAGAAATTGTCTGGCACAAAGAAACAGAAGTGGCTCAGTGGCGCGATCGCGTTCCCTTGGTGGAACTACAAAAACAACTAGCCACCTTGCCCCCTACCAAAGACTTTGTCTTGGCATTGCGCCAGAGTAAAACCAATCCAGCGGTAATTGCGGAAGTGAAAAAAGCGTCCCCCTCCAAAGGAGTGATTCGGGAAGACTTCGACCCAGAAGCGATCGCCCGCGCTTACCAACAAGGGGGAGCCAGTTGCCTATCCATCCTCACCGATGAAAAATTCTTTCAAGGCAGCTTTGAGAACTTAGAAAAAGTTCGGGCGGTGGTGGATTTGCCCTTATTATGCAAAGAATTTATTATTTATCCCTACCAAATTTATCTGGCACGAACCAAAGGCGCCGATGCCATCTTACTCATTGCGGCCATTCTATCCGACCAAGACCTAAAATATTTTGTGAAAATCGCCAAATCTCTGGGCATGACCCCCTTAATTGAAGTCCATACCCTCGCGGAACTTGACCGGGTATTGGCCATTGATGGCGTCACCTTGGTGGGGATTAACAATCGCAACCTGCAAGATTTTTCCGTGGATCTGCAAACCACCTGTGACTTGCTGGCACAAAGAGGTCAACAACTCACTGAACGCGGTATCCTAGTGGTCAGCGAATCAGGTTTGCACAGCGGCGCTGACTTAAAACAAGTGAGCAATGCCGGAGCCAATGCCGTTCTGATCGGGGAGTCCTTAGTGAAACAACCCGACCCGGGCATCGCATTAGCCCAGCTAATTGCTAGTGTGGATTAA
- a CDS encoding DUF5340 domain-containing protein — protein sequence MAPIPLPSHVHYELLLQLLERQTMFAVGQNSPQRDQVRQLIATLRKAFAQQKRLEESCQHENLAIEYRWSLNKGSGESREDASLTAPPPTLDDR from the coding sequence ATGGCTCCTATCCCCCTTCCTTCTCATGTCCACTACGAACTTTTGTTGCAACTGCTGGAGCGACAGACGATGTTTGCGGTGGGACAAAACTCTCCCCAGCGAGACCAAGTGCGTCAGTTAATCGCAACCCTTCGCAAAGCTTTCGCCCAACAAAAGCGACTAGAAGAGAGTTGTCAACATGAAAACTTAGCCATTGAATACCGTTGGTCTTTGAATAAAGGATCGGGGGAAAGCAGGGAAGATGCCAGCTTGACCGCACCGCCTCCAACCTTAGACGATCGGTGA
- a CDS encoding alanine--glyoxylate aminotransferase family protein, producing MDDKLMLMIPGPTPVPERVLLAMAKHPMGHRSKDFEAIAGEITENLKWLHQTQGDVLMLTSSGTGAMEAGIINFLSAGDRVLVGCNGKFGERWVEVATAYNLNVEQVTAEWGKPLDPEEFRVKLEADKDKQIKAVIVTHSETSTGVINDLATINRHVKAHGQALIIVDAVTSLGAVHIPIDEWGLDVVASGSQKGFMVPPGMGFVAVSAKAWEAYKTATLPRYYLDLGKYRKAAAKNSSPFTPPVNLMYGLQASLGMMKAEGLENIFARHQRHKNATRAAVKALGMPLFAPDEAASPAITAVAPVSVEAEQVRSILKKRFDIILAGGQDHLKGKIFRMGHLGFVSDRDILTAIAALETALVELGVSNVTPGAGVAAASQVFAQ from the coding sequence ATGGACGATAAGTTAATGCTGATGATTCCTGGCCCAACCCCCGTGCCAGAAAGAGTTTTACTGGCGATGGCCAAACACCCGATGGGTCATAGAAGCAAGGATTTTGAAGCGATCGCCGGGGAAATTACCGAGAATCTGAAATGGTTGCACCAAACCCAAGGGGATGTGCTGATGTTGACTTCATCGGGCACTGGGGCAATGGAAGCGGGAATTATTAATTTTCTCAGTGCAGGCGATCGTGTTTTGGTGGGCTGTAATGGGAAATTTGGCGAGCGCTGGGTCGAAGTCGCCACCGCTTATAATTTAAACGTGGAACAAGTGACGGCAGAATGGGGCAAACCCCTCGACCCGGAAGAGTTTCGCGTCAAGCTGGAAGCGGACAAGGACAAGCAAATCAAAGCGGTGATCGTGACTCACAGCGAAACCTCCACGGGGGTGATCAACGATTTAGCAACCATTAACCGTCACGTCAAAGCCCACGGACAAGCTTTAATTATTGTGGATGCCGTCACCAGTTTGGGTGCGGTGCATATTCCCATCGATGAATGGGGTTTAGACGTGGTGGCTTCCGGTTCCCAAAAAGGGTTTATGGTGCCACCGGGTATGGGATTTGTGGCGGTGAGTGCCAAAGCCTGGGAAGCTTACAAAACCGCAACCCTACCTCGATACTATTTGGATTTAGGCAAATATCGCAAAGCCGCCGCGAAAAATAGCAGCCCCTTTACTCCCCCAGTGAATTTAATGTATGGTCTGCAAGCGAGTTTGGGGATGATGAAAGCCGAAGGGTTGGAAAATATTTTTGCCCGACATCAACGGCATAAGAACGCTACCCGCGCTGCGGTGAAAGCTCTGGGAATGCCTTTGTTTGCCCCAGATGAAGCGGCTTCTCCTGCTATTACCGCTGTGGCCCCGGTGTCGGTGGAAGCAGAACAGGTGCGATCGATTCTGAAAAAACGATTTGATATTATTCTGGCGGGAGGTCAAGACCACCTGAAAGGCAAGATTTTCCGCATGGGGCATTTGGGCTTTGTGAGCGATCGCGACATTCTCACAGCGATCGCCGCCTTAGAAACCGCCCTCGTCGAGTTAGGTGTGAGTAACGTCACCCCAGGGGCAGGTGTAGCCGCCGCCAGCCAGGTCTTTGCTCAGTAG
- a CDS encoding DUF2949 domain-containing protein, translating to MGRSSYSQFIRFLQEDLAISASSIDLAERVCGSFGIRNRESDPMPLPMVLWQYGLVTIQQLERIFDWLETA from the coding sequence ATGGGACGATCCAGTTATTCTCAATTTATTCGGTTTTTGCAAGAAGATTTGGCGATTTCTGCCTCTTCAATTGATTTAGCCGAGCGGGTTTGTGGTTCTTTTGGGATTCGCAATCGTGAGTCCGATCCGATGCCTTTACCAATGGTACTTTGGCAATATGGCTTAGTCACCATTCAGCAGTTAGAGCGAATTTTTGACTGGCTGGAAACGGCATAG
- the nblR gene encoding response regulator transcription factor NblR, which produces MNPVALQINPSVLVVESDPVLAGQICEDLQTARYQPFIAPDAKTGWHQVNLHQPHLIVIARMLGSESGLELCSQLRREGNYVPVLMLLVRDTLPDRIACLEAGADDYFLKPYRREDFLKLIHLYLKPETHGNDRLHFGDFILDLSKRTVLRNNQEMIALTMKEFELLKYLMEHPREVLSRDQILENVWGYDFMGESNVIEVYIRYLRLKLESNGNKRLIHTVRGLGYVLREA; this is translated from the coding sequence ATGAATCCAGTTGCTCTGCAAATAAATCCTTCTGTCCTCGTGGTTGAATCAGATCCAGTCTTAGCTGGGCAAATCTGCGAAGATTTGCAAACCGCCAGGTATCAACCATTCATAGCGCCGGATGCCAAAACGGGCTGGCATCAGGTCAATCTCCACCAACCTCATTTAATTGTCATTGCCAGAATGTTGGGATCGGAATCGGGTTTAGAGTTGTGTAGCCAACTGAGACGGGAGGGGAATTATGTCCCGGTATTAATGCTTTTGGTTAGAGATACTCTCCCTGATCGAATTGCTTGTTTAGAAGCCGGGGCGGATGATTATTTTCTCAAGCCGTATCGTCGGGAGGACTTTCTCAAGTTAATTCATCTGTACCTGAAACCGGAAACTCATGGCAACGATCGATTACACTTTGGGGATTTTATCCTGGACTTATCGAAGCGGACGGTTTTACGCAATAACCAAGAGATGATTGCTTTAACCATGAAAGAATTTGAACTACTGAAATATTTAATGGAGCATCCTCGTGAAGTCCTCAGCCGCGACCAGATTTTGGAAAATGTCTGGGGCTATGATTTTATGGGCGAGTCGAATGTGATTGAAGTGTATATCCGTTATTTACGTCTGAAATTAGAAAGCAATGGTAACAAACGGCTGATTCATACGGTGCGAGGTTTGGGTTATGTGTTGCGGGAGGCTTGA
- a CDS encoding sirohydrochlorin chelatase, producing the protein MHKVAYLLVVHGSHHPSYNAAVKELTVLVQERAIGRSQTLGLGRTLVDVAFLEAHPLPLHQQIVAFADRAVQEGMRRIQVLPLFLLPGVHVYEDIPAEVAIARNLIDPKIALELLPYIGTQQKALSGLLLSRMAAVNDSSAASIAILFSHGSRRHGGNQPVEAIAHYLAELSGLEVVTAYSFVAPFLSDILATLKSRQTVKMGYQQMAILPYVLFPGGLTEAIADSVTQLCGTFEDIQIKVAQPIAVSRDFAELIVSMAEN; encoded by the coding sequence ATGCATAAAGTAGCGTATTTATTGGTAGTACATGGCAGTCATCACCCTAGCTACAATGCAGCGGTGAAAGAACTCACTGTGTTAGTGCAGGAGCGGGCGATCGGTAGGAGTCAAACCTTGGGATTGGGGAGGACTTTGGTGGATGTGGCTTTTTTGGAGGCTCATCCTTTGCCGTTACATCAGCAAATTGTGGCCTTTGCCGATCGCGCTGTCCAGGAAGGGATGAGGCGGATTCAGGTTTTGCCGTTATTTTTGTTGCCCGGAGTCCATGTTTATGAAGATATTCCCGCTGAGGTGGCCATAGCCCGAAATCTGATAGACCCAAAGATCGCCCTGGAATTGTTGCCCTATATAGGAACTCAGCAGAAGGCTTTGAGTGGTTTGCTGCTGTCCCGGATGGCGGCAGTGAATGATTCATCCGCCGCTAGTATCGCGATTTTATTTTCTCACGGAAGTCGTCGGCATGGGGGAAATCAGCCGGTGGAGGCGATCGCCCATTACTTGGCTGAACTATCGGGGCTGGAGGTAGTGACGGCGTATTCGTTTGTGGCCCCTTTCTTGTCTGATATCTTGGCTACCCTAAAAAGCAGGCAAACTGTCAAAATGGGCTATCAGCAGATGGCGATTTTGCCTTATGTTTTATTTCCAGGAGGACTGACGGAGGCGATCGCTGATTCTGTCACCCAACTCTGCGGAACATTTGAAGATATCCAGATCAAAGTGGCTCAACCCATTGCTGTGTCTAGGGATTTCGCCGAATTAATTGTCTCAATGGCTGAGAATTGA
- the pstB gene encoding phosphate ABC transporter ATP-binding protein PstB codes for MNYSSELNHSRSEESHQKIETVFDTENVNIYYGNFLAVRNVNVKIPKNRITAFIGPSGCGKSTLLRSYNRLNDLIKSFRLEGTIKYRGHDIYHPQVDPVEVRRRIGMVFQKPNPFPKSIYDNVAFGPRINGYKGDMDELVERCLKQAAVWDEVKDKLQQSGLAISGGQQQRLCIARALAVQPDVLLMDEPCSALDPISTLRIEEVLHQLKQDYTIVIVTHNMQQASRVSDMTAFFNVDPNEKGQRVGYLVEYDQTEKIFHNPAEEATQAYVSGRFG; via the coding sequence ATGAATTATTCCAGTGAATTGAATCATTCTCGAAGTGAGGAATCTCACCAGAAAATTGAGACGGTGTTTGATACTGAAAATGTCAACATCTATTATGGGAATTTTTTGGCAGTGCGGAATGTGAATGTAAAAATTCCCAAAAACCGGATCACTGCTTTCATTGGACCGAGTGGTTGCGGCAAGAGTACCTTGTTACGCTCTTATAATCGCTTGAATGATTTGATTAAAAGCTTTCGCTTAGAAGGGACGATTAAATATCGTGGCCATGATATTTATCACCCCCAAGTGGATCCAGTGGAAGTGCGACGACGCATTGGCATGGTCTTTCAAAAACCGAATCCTTTCCCCAAATCAATTTATGACAATGTGGCATTTGGCCCCCGCATCAATGGGTATAAAGGGGACATGGATGAGTTAGTGGAACGCTGTTTAAAACAAGCGGCAGTCTGGGATGAAGTGAAAGATAAGTTGCAACAAAGTGGTTTGGCAATTTCCGGAGGTCAACAGCAGCGTTTGTGTATTGCTCGTGCTTTGGCTGTGCAACCAGATGTGTTGCTGATGGACGAACCCTGTTCGGCCCTTGACCCAATCTCTACTTTGAGAATTGAAGAGGTGCTGCACCAACTGAAGCAAGATTATACGATTGTCATTGTCACCCATAATATGCAGCAAGCTTCGCGGGTGTCTGATATGACGGCGTTTTTCAATGTGGATCCGAATGAAAAAGGCCAAAGAGTTGGTTACTTAGTTGAATATGACCAAACTGAAAAAATATTCCATAATCCTGCTGAAGAAGCAACCCAAGCTTATGTAAGCGGTCGTTTCGGTTAA
- the pstA gene encoding phosphate ABC transporter permease PstA, producing MSVKYPNTQDTASISASSLRRSPQSRRTLFSLVMSALAGVAAIAALLPLGAVLSYVLYKGFNGLSLSVFTELPPAAMQQEPGGFANAIVGTLVMVGIAALISIPIGVMAAIFVSEFGNNGQFSSWVRFATNVLSGVPSIIVGVFAYGVVVLTTGTFSAIAGGFALSILMLPIIVRATEESLKLVPDEIRQGAVGLGARNYQTVFLVVLPAALPAILTGVTLAVARAAGETAPLIFTALFTQFWPRSLMEPTPSLSVLVYNFAIVPFDNQVELAWVGSLVLVLMVLITSVISRWATSRKVY from the coding sequence ATGAGTGTCAAATACCCAAATACCCAAGATACTGCTTCGATCAGTGCCAGTAGTTTAAGGCGTTCTCCTCAGTCTCGGAGAACCTTATTTAGTTTGGTGATGAGTGCCTTAGCTGGGGTAGCAGCGATCGCCGCACTTTTACCATTGGGCGCCGTATTATCTTATGTACTTTATAAAGGTTTTAACGGTCTGAGTCTCAGCGTTTTTACCGAATTGCCGCCTGCAGCGATGCAACAAGAACCCGGTGGCTTTGCCAATGCGATCGTGGGCACCCTCGTGATGGTGGGAATCGCCGCTTTAATTAGCATTCCTATTGGCGTCATGGCGGCAATTTTTGTCTCAGAATTTGGCAATAATGGCCAATTTTCTTCTTGGGTAAGATTTGCGACGAACGTACTCAGTGGCGTGCCTTCGATTATTGTTGGTGTATTTGCTTATGGGGTTGTGGTATTAACTACCGGCACATTTTCCGCCATTGCTGGTGGATTTGCTTTGTCGATTTTAATGTTACCAATTATAGTCCGAGCCACGGAAGAATCCCTAAAATTAGTCCCAGATGAAATTCGCCAGGGGGCAGTGGGTCTGGGGGCGCGTAACTACCAAACCGTATTTTTAGTTGTCTTGCCCGCTGCTTTACCGGCAATTTTAACTGGGGTGACGTTGGCCGTAGCCCGCGCAGCGGGAGAAACCGCCCCATTGATTTTTACCGCCTTGTTTACCCAATTCTGGCCTCGATCGCTCATGGAACCAACTCCCTCTCTGTCCGTTTTGGTTTACAACTTTGCGATCGTCCCGTTTGACAATCAGGTGGAATTAGCCTGGGTCGGTTCTCTGGTACTGGTACTGATGGTGCTGATCACCAGTGTGATTTCCCGGTGGGCGACTTCCCGTAAAGTTTATTAA
- the pstC gene encoding phosphate ABC transporter permease subunit PstC, producing the protein MSLSNREDKFKGSDSGVSWPQILEKGFVWLARILAFAVLATLIWMVVIVTLEAWPAIAKYGLGFLTSSGWAPNREEYGALPHIYGTLVSSLIALILAVPVGLGVAIFLSEDYLPPNIQQGISFLVELLAAIPSVVYGLWGIFVVIPLLRPIGVNGPCLLASSVVLAIMILPTIAVLARDALLNVPDILRQGAYGLGATRWETILRVLLPAAFSGIVGAIMLALGRALGETMAVTMLIGNNPKISFSLFAPASSIAGLLANQFAEADGMQVYALMYAALILFALTLVVNMLAEVLIRRVQRI; encoded by the coding sequence ATGAGTTTATCAAACCGGGAAGATAAGTTTAAAGGATCTGATTCGGGTGTCAGTTGGCCACAAATTTTAGAAAAAGGATTCGTTTGGCTCGCTCGAATCTTAGCGTTTGCCGTCCTAGCCACTTTGATCTGGATGGTTGTGATTGTCACCCTGGAAGCTTGGCCAGCGATCGCCAAATATGGTTTAGGTTTTCTTACTTCTAGTGGTTGGGCACCCAATCGAGAAGAATATGGTGCGTTACCGCACATTTATGGCACCCTCGTCAGTTCTCTGATTGCCCTAATCTTAGCGGTGCCAGTGGGTTTAGGGGTGGCCATTTTTTTAAGTGAAGACTATTTACCCCCGAATATTCAACAGGGGATCTCTTTTTTGGTGGAACTGTTAGCCGCAATTCCTAGTGTGGTTTACGGACTCTGGGGAATTTTTGTGGTGATTCCCTTATTAAGACCCATCGGCGTCAATGGTCCGTGCTTACTAGCCTCTTCAGTAGTATTGGCGATTATGATATTGCCCACCATTGCCGTCCTAGCGCGGGATGCCCTGCTCAACGTTCCCGACATTTTGCGTCAAGGAGCTTATGGCCTCGGTGCAACTCGGTGGGAAACCATTTTACGAGTTTTACTACCCGCTGCTTTTTCCGGAATTGTTGGTGCTATTATGCTGGCACTCGGTCGCGCCTTGGGAGAAACAATGGCTGTCACCATGCTAATTGGCAACAACCCTAAAATTAGCTTTTCGTTGTTCGCTCCAGCCAGTAGTATTGCCGGTCTATTGGCCAATCAATTTGCCGAGGCGGATGGGATGCAAGTTTACGCTTTAATGTATGCAGCGTTGATTTTATTTGCCCTGACCTTGGTGGTGAATATGTTGGCTGAGGTTTTAATTCGCCGCGTCCAAAGAATTTAA